The Thioalkalivibrio thiocyanodenitrificans ARhD 1 nucleotide sequence TCCAGGAAGGCGCCCAGGTGTGCCTCGGGGGATTCGGCCAGCATCCGGCGCACGCGCGCCAGTTCCTCCTCCAGGGCCTGCTCCGTGAGCCGGCCCCGCAGGTGCTCGAAGCGCAGGTACACCAGGTAGGTGTTGAGCACGTCGGTCTCGCAGTAGTTGCGGATGCCGCGGATGTCCCCGGCGAGGTACGCATCCCAGACCTTCGCGCCGCTCATGCCCATCTTGCCGGGGAAGCCGAGCAGGCTCGCCACCTCGTCCAGGGGCGCATTGGCGCGCATCTGGAACCCCGCCAGTACATCCATCAGGTCCAGGTGGCGCCAGTGGTAGCGGGAGAGATAGTTGTTGTACCGGAACTCCCGGTCGTCATCGCCCGTGTCCCAGTAGCGCGGCGCGCTGATGCCGTGCAGCAGGGCGCGGTAATGGATCACCGGCAGATCGAACCCGCCGCCGTTCCAGGTGACCAGCGTCGGGGTGTAGCGCTCCACCCCTTCGAAGAATCGGGCGAGCAGTTCCTTCTCGGGTGCGTCCTCCTCGCCCAGGGACCACACGGCCAGCCGGTCCCGGGTGGCCAGCACCACGGAAATCGCCACGATGCGGTGCAGATGCAGGGCGAGAAACTCGCTGCCCGTCTTCTGCACCCGCAGCTGGGTGAGCGCCCGGGCGGTGTCCTCGTCTGAGAGCCCCTGAAACCCGTGAATCCGGCGCCCGCCTTCCACGTCCGGCACGGTTTCGATGTCGAATACCATCACCGGCGTCATGCGGGAAACACCCCGGTGGAGATGTAGCGGTCGCCCCGGTCGCAGATGATGGACACGATCACCGCGTTTTCCAGCTCCCGCGAAAGGCGCAGGGCGGCGGCCACGGCCCCCCCGGAGGACACGCCGCAGAAGATCCCCTCCCGCGCGGCCAGGAGCCGCATGGTGTCCTCGGCCTCCGGCTGGGTCACCTCCAGGGTGCGGTCCACGCGGAAATCCTCGAAGATGCCCGGCAGGTAGGCCTCGGGCCAGCGCCGGATGCCCGGGATGCTCGCGCCCTCGGCAGGCGTCACGCCGACGACCTCGACGGACGGGTCCTGTTCCTTGAGATAGCGCGAAGTGCCCATGATGGTGCCGGTGGTCCCCATGGCGCTGACGAAATGAGTGATGCCGCCGCGGGTGTCCCGCCAGATCTCGGGGCCTGTGCCCTCGTAGTGGGACAGCGGGTTGTCCGGGTTGGAGAACTGGTCGAGCACCCGCCCCCTGCCTTCCGCCTCCATCTGTTTGGCCAGATCACGGGCACCCTCCATG carries:
- a CDS encoding 3'-5' exonuclease, with the translated sequence MTPVMVFDIETVPDVEGGRRIHGFQGLSDEDTARALTQLRVQKTGSEFLALHLHRIVAISVVLATRDRLAVWSLGEEDAPEKELLARFFEGVERYTPTLVTWNGGGFDLPVIHYRALLHGISAPRYWDTGDDDREFRYNNYLSRYHWRHLDLMDVLAGFQMRANAPLDEVASLLGFPGKMGMSGAKVWDAYLAGDIRGIRNYCETDVLNTYLVYLRFEHLRGRLTEQALEEELARVRRMLAESPEAHLGAFLEAWQAGHKG
- the cysM gene encoding cysteine synthase CysM, with translation MTYPTLESCVGNTPLVRLQRLPGETSNTILVKLEGNNPAGSVKDRPALGMIRKAEERGDIRPGDTLVEATSGNTGIALAMVAAMKGYRMVLIMPENMSAERRASMKAFGAEIILVSREQGMEGARDLAKQMEAEGRGRVLDQFSNPDNPLSHYEGTGPEIWRDTRGGITHFVSAMGTTGTIMGTSRYLKEQDPSVEVVGVTPAEGASIPGIRRWPEAYLPGIFEDFRVDRTLEVTQPEAEDTMRLLAAREGIFCGVSSGGAVAAALRLSRELENAVIVSIICDRGDRYISTGVFPA